The Patagioenas fasciata isolate bPatFas1 chromosome 3, bPatFas1.hap1, whole genome shotgun sequence genome contains a region encoding:
- the TRAF5 gene encoding TNF receptor-associated factor 5 isoform X2 encodes MHEVFKDNCCKREVLNLHVFCKNIPDCNSKIILGRYQEHLQQCLFESVQCTNDGCIDQIPRKDLKEHLSQHCKFREEMCQYCKKSVVLNNIKNHEKNDCPDYPVPCLQNCSQIILKKEIDKHHAVCPEAEVDCPYKQYGCLVKVKRGKLAEHENGALREHMLQILDKNSRLEEQISDLYKSLECKEIKIQQLAEAINKCEKEFRQFTQLFGKNSNLMVSTQALASHLDKSARLESQVKQLIQMANQQQSKLDLRPLFDTIENVKQKIALMETYDQRLVVLEGQSSKHDLQINIHKAQLNKNEERFKLLEGTCYNGKLIWKITDYKMKKKEAVEGRVLSIFSQPFYTSRCGYRLCARAYLNGDGSGKGTHVSLYFVVMRGEFDSLLLWPFKQKVTLMLLDQSGKKNHIVEVFRADPNSSSFKRPDGEMNIASGCPRFVPHTVLENTKNTYIRDDTLFLKVVVDLTDLEEL; translated from the exons GTATTCAAAGACAACTGCTGTAAAAGAGAAGTTCTCAACTTGCATGTGTTCTGCAAAAACATTCCTGACTGCAATTCGAAAATAATTCTGGGACGATATCAG GAGCATCTTCAGCAGTGTTTGTTTGAAAGCGTGCAATGCACTAATGATGGATGTATCGATCAAATTCCTCGGAAAGACTTGAAAGAACATTTGAGCCAGCACTGTAAATTTCGAGAAGAAATGTGTCAGTACTGTAAAAAATCTGTGGTGTTAAATAACATAAAG AATCATGAGAAAAATGACTGTCCTGATTATCCTGTGCCTTGTCTCCAGAACTGTtcacaaataattttgaaaaaggag ATCGACAAGCACCACGCTGTGTGTCCTGAGGCAGAAGTGGACTGCCCGTACAAGCAGTATGGCTGTCTTGTAAAG GTTAAAAGAGGAAAACTTGCTGAACATGAAAACGGCGCCCTGAGGGAACACATGCTGCAGATTTTAGACAAGAACTCCCGGTTGGAAGAACAG ataTCTGACCTGTATAAGAGCCTGGAATGTAAAGAGATTAAAATTCAGCAGCTAGCAGAGGCCATTAATAAGTGTGAAAAAGAATTCAGACAGTTTACACAACTGTTTGGTAAAAATAGCAACTTGATGGTCAGCACACAG GCTCTGGCCAGCCACCTGGATAAGTCTGCGCGCCTGGAATCGCAGGTGAAACAGCTCATACAGATGGCAAACCAGCAGCAAAGTAAATTAGACTTGCGACCCCTGTTTGACACAATTGAAAATGTAAAACAGAAGATTGCCCTGATGGAGACATATGACCAGCGCTTGG ttgTTTTGGAAGGTCAGTCCAGCAAACACGACCTCCAGATCAATATTCACAAAGCACAGCTCAATAAAAATGAAGAACGATTTAAGCTTTTGGAAGGCACGTGCTACAATGGGAAATTAATCTGGAAAATCACAGACTACAAGATGAAGAAGAAAGAAGCAGTGGAAGGCCGTGTCCTCTCCATATTCAGCCAGCCCTTTTACACCAGCCGCTGCGGGTACAGGTTGTGTGCGAGAGCCTACCTGAACGGGGATGGTTCAGGAAAGGGAACACACGTCTCTCTCTACTTCGTAGTGATGAGAGGGGAGTTTGACTCACTGCTACTCTGGCCTTTCAAGCAAAAAGTTACACTTATGCTTTTGGaccaaagtgggaaaaaaaatcacatcgtGGAAGTGTTTAGAGCTGACCCCAATAGCAGCAGTTTCAAAAGGCCAGATGGCGAAATGAATATTGCTTCTGGATGTCCACGCTTCGTGCCacatacagtcctagagaacacAAAGAACACCTACATTAGAGATGACACTCTGTTTTTGAAAGTGGTTGTGGATTTAACCGATCTGGAGGAATTGTGA
- the LOC136099654 gene encoding uncharacterized protein, producing the protein MKTRTRAASMYWCTAKGWRRTLGLSAGSPLEQPQLDVAHRAVPWELWDVHALANSPWGKPQSWANRRAGQQLQARFRKGFQRPAEAQRTAHVGAASAGAPPRPPRELPRRAGSAAPEPGTAGNGCQGSSPEPPTQARGSRGHGRPAPRSAAGRAAAAGRPAALPPPARWAGSARHFRVGSRARRAPLPLDMDNRKDEKSRTLCATSQEGLKVQGKERRKRKRSRSRSSSISSTSSSSTASTSSSSSHSSSRSSSSSSRDSPKSKSKKKKKEKHNKKKRKKDNKLKKKKEKKKKKEKTGPVQLSKFFKNKKKNENYSMITGKKIKMKIKKTKKDKERDRNRAELLEFLNSAL; encoded by the exons ATGAAGACACGCACAAGAGCAGCATCCATGTACTGGTGCACAGCAAAGGGTTGGCGGCGGACACTTGGCCTGAGCGCGGGGTCTCCactggagcagccacagctggacgTGGCTCACCGAGCTGTTCCTTGGGAGCTGTGGGATGTCCATGCCCTGGCAAACAGCCCGTGGGGCAAACCGCAGAGCTGGGCAAACCGCAGAGCTGGACAGCAG TTGCAGGCGAGGTTCAGAAAAGGCTTCCAAAGGCCTGCTGAGGCTCAGCGTACAGCTCAcgtgggggcagcctcagctggggCTCCCCCCCGTCCCCCGCGGGAGCTGCCCAGGCGGGCCGGCAGCGCTGCGCCGGAGCCCGGCACGGCGGGGAACGGCTGCCAGGGCTCCTCGCCGGAGCCGCCCACCCAAGCTCGGGGAAGCCGCGGGCACGGCCGCCCAGCCCCCAGGAGCGCTGCCGGCCGAGCCGCGGCTGcaggccgccccgccgccctcccGCCGCCGGCTCGCTGGGCAGGAAGCGCCCGCCACTTCCGGGTTGGCAGCCGTGCGCGGCGGGCCCCGCTGCCCCTCG ATATGGATAACAGGAAGGATGAAAAAAGTAGGACACTGTGTGCAACTTCACAGGAAGGGCTGAAAGTCCAAG gaaaagaaagaaggaagcgaAAACGCAGTAGAAGCAGATCATCATCCATTTCATCCACATCGTCTTCTAGCACTGCATCCACCTCTTCCTCATCATCACACTCATCATCAAGGTCGTCTTCGTCAAGTAGCAGAG attctCCTAAGTCtaaatcaaagaaaaagaagaaagaaaaacacaacaaaaag aaaaggaaaaaagataacaaattgaagaaaaagaaggaaaagaagaaaaagaaagagaaaacaggacCTGTCCAGCTTTCCAAG ttctttaaaaacaaaaagaagaatgaaaactaCAGCATGATAACGGGAAAGAAAATTAAGATGAAAATAAAGAAGACTAAGAAGGataaagag AGAGACCGGAATCGTGCAGAACTCCTTGAATTTCTGAACTCTGCCTTATAA